From Paenibacillus sp. V4I7, one genomic window encodes:
- a CDS encoding TetR/AcrR family transcriptional regulator, with product MAEQELDMKMKILLAAKKLFAKNGYDATSVRQICEEAGANVALVSYYFGGKESVFYEIFKQGFPIHKLDDFFAIEDPVFGIRTIIQEVIQIRTADPQLITLLQMEIITITPRVEKIRELVYPIWKKVREFLEKGRQDGIYHYESLDSTLMFVLGSIFFYKQREFFELLFTEERPDMQTLISQTTTYVMNALGYQTTGD from the coding sequence ATGGCTGAACAAGAATTAGATATGAAAATGAAAATTCTTTTGGCAGCGAAGAAGCTGTTTGCGAAGAATGGCTATGATGCGACTAGTGTTCGTCAAATATGTGAGGAGGCCGGGGCCAATGTGGCTCTGGTTTCCTATTATTTTGGTGGAAAAGAGAGCGTTTTCTATGAGATATTTAAGCAGGGTTTCCCAATTCATAAGCTAGATGATTTCTTTGCTATTGAGGACCCCGTCTTTGGTATCCGAACCATCATACAAGAAGTTATTCAGATTAGAACGGCTGACCCTCAGTTAATTACTCTTTTGCAGATGGAGATCATTACGATAACCCCACGTGTTGAGAAGATAAGAGAGCTGGTTTATCCCATATGGAAAAAGGTCAGAGAGTTTTTGGAAAAAGGCAGACAGGATGGGATTTATCATTATGAATCCTTGGATAGCACACTAATGTTTGTGCTGGGCTCGATATTTTTTTATAAGCAGAGGGAGTTTTTTGAGCTTTTGTTTACAGAGGAGCGGCCGGATATGCAGACGTTAATTTCGCAAACAACCACCTATGTGATGAACGCATTAGGATATCAAACGACAGGGGATTAA
- a CDS encoding ATPase, T2SS/T4P/T4SS family — MNEERFSIITYMHERKSEGAVVDLTSSTELEKKRGSDYSSVRSGFGADQGGRTLGSEGEEEDGEGSPRASLGIGAIGVERPERQMQGDALFNQWVQDIRSELVSMKGRTEAEKQLYNETLNRAILGYEEDRGKLLAIIHDLVSKRRLSDVPPRTSGYTTLPEAIFAEIIGLNVLELVLKHKEGLEEIQVVGRQIFEVRGGMAMPSAYSLPSVRELERIQQNLVLFNNDTLNPRKRWAEVVLRDGSRVTMTGFGFTAEPTLTIRFYTIKRFDLASLAAAELATMDKRMETLILSLIRSYFNMVVIGPTNSGKTNLIKAIIAEMDDNERIITIESRFELNLKRDFPHKNIVEYEIDEEDPLHSGLQAFKLALRQSPKRICHAEIRDDDANLYVRACTRGHEGSITSVHVSELEDVPDAITDMCMLDGRGMNPLRLTKRITEFVTQIGMEMAVVDGKRKIVRIVEYRYEKEEVCVTDLAVYDKSTDEWTFPGKLSLHASRKIGKYDKEGFALLRELGFIEKEGEY; from the coding sequence GTGAATGAGGAAAGGTTTTCAATCATTACATACATGCATGAACGCAAAAGCGAGGGCGCAGTGGTTGATTTGACTTCAAGTACTGAGCTGGAAAAGAAAAGAGGATCAGATTATAGCTCGGTGAGATCTGGTTTTGGGGCAGATCAGGGAGGTCGGACTCTGGGCTCTGAGGGAGAAGAGGAAGATGGCGAAGGAAGTCCAAGAGCAAGTTTGGGTATTGGGGCTATCGGTGTAGAAAGACCAGAACGACAGATGCAGGGGGATGCTCTTTTTAACCAATGGGTACAGGATATTCGAAGTGAACTTGTTTCGATGAAGGGCAGGACGGAGGCCGAAAAGCAGCTGTATAACGAGACGTTGAATCGTGCGATTCTTGGTTATGAGGAGGATAGAGGCAAGCTTCTTGCGATTATCCATGATCTGGTTTCGAAAAGAAGGCTTTCGGATGTGCCTCCGAGGACGAGTGGTTACACGACTTTACCTGAAGCCATTTTTGCAGAGATCATTGGGCTGAACGTTCTTGAACTTGTATTAAAGCATAAGGAGGGACTTGAAGAGATTCAGGTTGTGGGTAGACAGATTTTTGAAGTGCGCGGTGGGATGGCAATGCCGTCTGCCTATTCGTTGCCATCTGTGCGTGAATTAGAGAGGATTCAGCAGAATTTGGTTCTGTTTAACAATGACACTTTGAATCCCAGAAAGCGATGGGCTGAGGTTGTTCTACGGGACGGATCCCGCGTTACGATGACTGGGTTCGGGTTCACGGCTGAACCGACATTAACGATTCGTTTTTATACGATTAAAAGGTTTGATTTGGCGTCCCTTGCTGCTGCAGAATTAGCCACCATGGATAAAAGGATGGAAACGCTGATTCTAAGCTTGATCCGATCTTATTTCAATATGGTGGTTATTGGTCCTACGAACTCAGGGAAGACCAATTTAATCAAAGCGATTATTGCCGAAATGGACGATAATGAACGAATTATTACGATCGAATCAAGATTCGAGTTGAATTTAAAGCGCGATTTTCCGCATAAAAATATCGTCGAATACGAAATTGACGAGGAAGATCCGCTGCATTCTGGACTGCAAGCTTTTAAATTGGCATTGAGGCAATCGCCAAAGCGTATTTGTCATGCTGAAATTCGGGATGATGACGCCAATCTTTATGTGAGGGCTTGTACGCGGGGGCACGAGGGCAGTATTACATCGGTTCATGTGAGTGAACTTGAGGATGTGCCTGATGCGATTACAGATATGTGTATGCTGGATGGCAGGGGGATGAATCCACTTCGACTAACAAAACGGATTACAGAGTTTGTGACACAAATCGGTATGGAGATGGCTGTCGTTGATGGAAAAAGAAAAATTGTGCGAATCGTCGAATATCGTTATGAAAAAGAGGAGGTTTGTGTTACGGATCTCGCAGTTTATGACAAGTCGACAGATGAATGGACATTTCCCGGGAAATTGTCGCTTCATGCATCGCGGAAAATCGGTAAGTACGACAAAGAGGGGTTTGCTTTGCTGAGGGAACTCGGATTTATTGAG
- a CDS encoding PfkB family carbohydrate kinase, with product MGKTYIVCLGELLIDFVPEVNGQALADVTSFQRAAGGAPANVAAAVAKLGGDARFIGKIGRDPFGDFLVRTLDEVGVHTAVVQTDEAKTGLAFVSLRADGERDFLFFRDPAADMLLRADEVQAQWLEDAAVYHFGSVSLIAEPCRTATLDAARRAREFGALVSYDPNVRLALWPSADAARAEILAQLPLADVVKVSEEEVEFLLGVDATTGAQQLLQRGPKVIIITLGPGGCRVVTARQDVVIPGTPVAAVDTTGAGDSFVGGMLYQLVSLGATPATIVDVLAETGAVEQVFAFANRVGAITTTRRGAIPALPTLDEVQ from the coding sequence ATGGGTAAAACGTATATCGTATGTTTAGGTGAGCTTTTGATTGATTTCGTACCAGAGGTGAACGGGCAAGCGTTGGCTGACGTTACGAGCTTCCAGCGGGCGGCGGGCGGAGCGCCGGCCAATGTTGCTGCGGCGGTCGCCAAGTTGGGCGGCGACGCAAGGTTTATCGGGAAAATCGGCCGTGACCCATTCGGCGATTTTTTGGTGCGCACGCTAGACGAAGTCGGTGTGCATACGGCAGTAGTGCAGACCGATGAGGCGAAGACCGGTCTTGCGTTTGTTTCACTGCGCGCGGATGGGGAGCGCGACTTCTTGTTTTTCCGCGACCCGGCGGCGGACATGCTGCTGCGCGCAGACGAAGTCCAGGCACAGTGGCTGGAAGACGCCGCGGTTTATCATTTCGGCTCGGTATCACTGATCGCCGAGCCTTGCCGCACCGCGACGCTGGACGCAGCGCGCCGAGCGAGAGAATTTGGCGCATTGGTGTCGTACGACCCCAATGTGCGCCTGGCGCTGTGGCCGAGCGCTGACGCAGCTCGGGCAGAAATCCTTGCGCAGCTACCGCTTGCGGATGTGGTCAAAGTCAGCGAGGAGGAAGTCGAATTCCTCCTCGGCGTTGACGCGACCACAGGTGCGCAGCAGCTGCTGCAGCGCGGACCTAAAGTGATTATCATCACTTTAGGCCCTGGGGGCTGCCGTGTCGTGACCGCACGGCAGGATGTCGTCATCCCCGGCACGCCTGTGGCAGCCGTGGACACGACTGGCGCCGGCGATAGTTTTGTCGGCGGCATGCTTTATCAGCTGGTATCGCTTGGCGCTACGCCAGCTACCATCGTTGATGTACTAGCTGAAACAGGAGCCGTGGAACAGGTATTCGCCTTTGCCAACCGCGTAGGCGCGATTACAACGACGCGCAGGGGGGCGATTCCTGCGCTCCCTACGCTGGACGAAGTTCAATAG
- a CDS encoding S-layer protein, translated as MIIKGKKIKKIVGYLCVTSMLFGSVVFMDTNESKAEGITKIITIDGNNVDEYNRFKGFGTVTANNTSRLLLDYKEENPKAYWEIMNKLFNKETGAGLTHVKVELGADVNSSSGTEPATMRYADEPANVLRGAGFQFAADAKSINPDITTEILRWGEPRWTWNGAANHEYENRYQWYKQTIDAVYDEYGFKIDYVGISQNERSQNNNGKNEVEWLKYFTSIIKEEPNYDADYKNIKLVAADGYRDTATISRALLGNPDLIDEIDVISSHYGLTGSNELTQLQNKLIAAGKKPKEVWVSEGIAPMINARYRENMEPNYKGLGGKAGIIDVTSRIISVYSWTGAGSNPLNAVSFDFQPSVAAFYEGSSYNPKHLISAYDPWSGFYEVDGGLQGVRHVMNFVGYDDHTTPENERWMYVKDATFSDGAFFDGGVDVDTSTQNYMTLKDPETDDYTTIFANNTKNTRKYKINPKNLNGKENAPVYVWETRGADEGQNYDANWFKNVSRITPKDGVYEVEVKPYSVVTISTLDKKSEVEGFEYQSQPVDSSKDTILPLPYTDDFEYDKYSTDEKSRDYVDRRGGTPRYTTDQTAAFEVVKKATKPLSGGSAAITDLEIPDAKAHGNMLQQKITPDIIGADWAVWGGKDGSASNSNPTTTLGDHRWVNYKVSYDFLLDTHTPEVQGRSNYALIGVRQVKAGGTDSHAPYNARVYSDGRYEILKLGKVVNSGTIEHFDNKVWHNLAFEAKENVFTLYLDGEEIAAYADVDSTVMAGRVALGSGYYTTLIDNLRVDPIKGYTYESDKYDSAQGKKFVTEEEALNNTDTLNPIGYVGKWEYTQAGYAHFNRTQMTAKTDVPVWNGVTVGFRDSTKVPGTLNKVFYSGNWPSNSVNTWGSTGASFEIKFKGTEIRLFGITNPSNGKADVYLDSELVGEANYVNNSEIHQVVWSAENLEDKEHTLKVIAKEKYISFTKAEIETTDPVMAVKKLGPKDIISDETQIGSVTNTVYAFRKTGTWGSNDTNAWAHFNDDPYLLINFMGTGIDYLAGTGVKSQYNFELDGMDAGNYSVNPDGVMYSVRGLEEKPHTLKVSLKNNVRKEDFMDYRGVNIYSTPKADGPNSSMIFDFEGSGFNLFGSTPDALIDVYIDDQLIDENFRIYSKGDRQTSYNIRGLKETNHSAKIVVKGGTFVLDGIDVITGTNKVEVNKVKLQQLYDANQDKEPKNYTKESWKTFHSALLEAKALLRNPQTTLEEVAAAKSSLQAAVEGLTEITSD; from the coding sequence ATGATAATTAAAGGAAAAAAAATTAAAAAGATCGTTGGTTATTTATGTGTTACTTCCATGCTGTTTGGGTCAGTTGTCTTTATGGATACAAATGAATCTAAAGCTGAAGGTATTACAAAAATAATTACAATTGATGGAAACAATGTAGATGAATATAACCGATTTAAAGGTTTTGGAACGGTAACAGCTAATAATACATCTCGTTTGCTGTTAGATTACAAAGAAGAGAATCCGAAAGCATATTGGGAAATAATGAATAAGCTGTTTAACAAAGAAACAGGGGCTGGACTAACGCACGTCAAAGTAGAGTTAGGTGCTGATGTTAATTCATCTTCAGGAACTGAGCCCGCAACCATGCGTTATGCAGATGAACCAGCAAACGTACTCAGAGGAGCAGGGTTTCAATTTGCCGCCGATGCAAAATCTATCAACCCAGATATCACGACCGAAATTTTACGATGGGGTGAACCGCGTTGGACATGGAATGGTGCTGCAAACCATGAATATGAGAATCGATACCAATGGTACAAACAGACAATCGATGCCGTTTATGATGAGTATGGATTTAAAATAGATTATGTTGGGATCTCTCAAAATGAAAGATCTCAAAATAATAATGGAAAAAATGAGGTTGAATGGCTGAAATACTTTACTTCAATAATCAAAGAAGAGCCAAATTATGATGCAGACTACAAAAATATTAAGCTTGTTGCCGCAGATGGCTATCGTGATACGGCAACAATCAGTCGTGCACTGCTGGGTAATCCGGATTTGATTGATGAAATTGATGTAATCAGTTCCCATTACGGATTGACTGGCTCAAATGAATTGACTCAATTGCAAAATAAACTGATTGCTGCAGGCAAAAAGCCAAAAGAAGTTTGGGTGTCCGAGGGAATTGCACCAATGATAAATGCTCGTTATCGTGAAAATATGGAACCAAATTATAAAGGGCTCGGAGGAAAAGCAGGGATTATTGATGTAACTTCGCGTATTATTTCCGTGTATTCGTGGACAGGAGCTGGCAGCAATCCGCTTAATGCGGTTTCATTTGATTTTCAACCTTCGGTTGCAGCCTTCTATGAAGGTTCTTCCTATAATCCGAAGCACCTGATTAGTGCGTATGATCCATGGTCCGGTTTTTATGAAGTGGATGGCGGGTTGCAAGGAGTTCGTCATGTTATGAACTTTGTCGGATATGACGATCACACCACACCCGAAAATGAGCGCTGGATGTATGTTAAAGATGCAACATTTAGTGATGGAGCTTTCTTCGATGGCGGTGTAGATGTCGATACGAGTACTCAGAATTATATGACATTAAAAGATCCGGAAACGGATGATTACACAACAATTTTTGCAAATAATACAAAGAATACACGTAAATATAAGATTAATCCTAAAAATCTAAATGGAAAAGAGAATGCACCGGTCTATGTTTGGGAAACACGCGGGGCAGATGAAGGTCAAAATTATGATGCTAACTGGTTTAAAAATGTCAGCAGAATCACACCAAAAGATGGTGTATATGAAGTTGAAGTGAAACCGTATTCCGTCGTGACCATTTCAACATTAGATAAAAAATCTGAGGTTGAAGGTTTTGAATATCAATCACAACCAGTTGATTCATCGAAAGACACTATACTACCTCTACCATATACGGATGATTTTGAATACGATAAATATTCTACCGATGAAAAAAGCAGAGATTATGTTGATCGTCGCGGAGGTACACCGCGTTATACCACTGACCAGACAGCCGCTTTTGAAGTTGTTAAAAAAGCAACTAAACCGCTATCTGGTGGAAGTGCAGCAATTACTGATCTGGAAATTCCGGATGCAAAGGCCCATGGAAATATGTTACAACAGAAAATCACTCCTGACATCATTGGAGCAGATTGGGCGGTCTGGGGCGGCAAAGACGGATCAGCATCTAACAGTAACCCAACCACCACTCTGGGTGATCATCGCTGGGTGAATTATAAAGTTTCTTATGACTTTTTATTAGATACGCATACACCTGAAGTACAAGGAAGAAGTAATTATGCCTTAATTGGGGTACGACAAGTGAAAGCCGGTGGTACAGATTCCCATGCTCCATACAATGCACGTGTATATTCGGATGGAAGATACGAGATTCTTAAACTTGGGAAAGTTGTAAACAGTGGAACTATTGAACATTTCGATAACAAGGTTTGGCATAATTTAGCATTTGAAGCTAAAGAAAATGTATTTACACTTTATCTGGATGGAGAAGAAATCGCTGCATATGCTGACGTTGATTCTACTGTAATGGCTGGAAGAGTTGCGTTAGGGTCCGGTTATTATACAACCCTAATCGATAATTTACGTGTAGATCCAATTAAAGGATACACTTATGAATCAGATAAATATGACAGTGCACAAGGAAAGAAATTCGTTACGGAAGAAGAAGCTTTGAACAATACGGACACATTGAACCCAATCGGGTATGTTGGAAAATGGGAGTATACACAAGCGGGATATGCGCATTTTAACCGCACGCAAATGACTGCAAAAACAGATGTTCCTGTTTGGAACGGAGTCACTGTAGGATTCAGGGACTCAACAAAGGTACCAGGGACTTTAAACAAAGTATTCTATTCCGGAAACTGGCCATCAAACAGTGTGAATACTTGGGGATCAACGGGGGCTTCTTTTGAAATTAAATTTAAGGGTACTGAAATCAGGCTATTTGGTATAACGAATCCGTCAAATGGAAAAGCAGATGTTTATTTAGATAGTGAATTAGTCGGTGAAGCAAATTATGTGAATAATAGCGAAATTCATCAAGTGGTCTGGTCTGCAGAGAATCTTGAAGATAAAGAACACACACTTAAAGTAATAGCAAAAGAAAAGTATATAAGCTTTACCAAAGCAGAAATCGAAACTACTGACCCTGTTATGGCAGTTAAAAAATTAGGTCCAAAGGATATAATATCAGATGAAACACAAATAGGGAGTGTAACAAATACAGTTTATGCATTTAGAAAGACTGGTACCTGGGGCTCGAATGATACGAATGCTTGGGCGCATTTTAATGATGATCCGTATTTGTTGATTAACTTCATGGGGACAGGCATTGATTACCTGGCTGGGACTGGCGTAAAGTCACAATATAATTTCGAACTTGATGGTATGGATGCGGGCAACTATAGCGTAAATCCCGACGGCGTGATGTATTCGGTAAGAGGCCTGGAAGAAAAACCGCATACATTAAAAGTTTCTCTGAAAAATAATGTAAGGAAAGAAGACTTTATGGATTACCGTGGAGTCAATATCTACAGTACGCCTAAAGCAGATGGTCCTAACAGTAGTATGATCTTCGACTTTGAAGGATCAGGGTTTAATTTATTCGGATCGACTCCGGATGCATTAATTGACGTGTATATCGATGATCAATTAATCGATGAGAATTTTAGAATTTATTCTAAAGGAGACAGACAAACATCTTATAATATTCGGGGACTAAAAGAAACCAATCACAGTGCTAAAATTGTTGTTAAAGGCGGTACATTTGTTTTGGATGGTATTGATGTAATTACGGGCACAAATAAAGTTGAAGTAAATAAAGTAAAACTGCAGCAATTGTATGATGCAAATCAAGATAAAGAACCAAAAAACTACACCAAGGAAAGTTGGAAAACCTTCCATTCAGCACTATTAGAAGCAAAAGCTTTGTTAAGAAATCCACAAACTACACTAGAGGAAGTTGCTGCAGCAAAATCATCTTTACAGGCAGCAGTAGAAGGATTAACTGAAATAACAAGCGATTAA
- a CDS encoding YhgE/Pip domain-containing protein, which translates to MKQALGAFLKQATTKVGIITAITFQLLFSLIWMTGYAGVSDNTSQLKIAIVNEDQGLGSKIVQNLQGNLPFQTEIVASKEQALNLLNDRQVQMVMHISADFSRQLQTPGQTVPITYTINESNPSMTKSVMQAVAGNVTASVNKEAVAAGASAVLTQMNPKLPAEQAGQIAQGLATKVTSDIQSTNKVKDMPNQMLPMMLVLASIVGTMIMGMNFNVSTNILGASVNKMGKMTARIVVTVVAVAVVGLISTTMVVALGGHVEKGFLTLWAFETLFLLTFALVAQMFLTLFGNAGMLFNIAMLSLQLVSSGAIVPRELLSHFYHTISNAFPATYAVNGLMNILFGGPGVAKEVGFLFLIAAVALVIDILVVSVKKAKAVPAMEQRPQTA; encoded by the coding sequence ATGAAACAAGCACTTGGTGCTTTTTTAAAACAAGCAACGACGAAGGTAGGGATCATCACAGCCATTACGTTTCAGTTGTTGTTTAGTTTGATTTGGATGACGGGTTATGCGGGAGTATCCGATAACACGAGCCAATTAAAGATCGCGATCGTCAATGAAGATCAAGGTTTGGGGAGCAAAATTGTTCAGAACCTGCAAGGAAACCTTCCGTTTCAAACAGAGATAGTGGCTTCTAAAGAACAAGCGCTAAATCTGTTAAATGATCGTCAGGTTCAGATGGTTATGCATATTTCAGCTGATTTCTCTAGACAGCTTCAAACACCAGGACAGACGGTACCCATTACATATACAATTAATGAGTCTAATCCTTCTATGACGAAGTCCGTGATGCAAGCGGTAGCCGGGAATGTCACGGCATCTGTGAACAAAGAGGCTGTAGCAGCTGGGGCATCAGCAGTTCTAACACAGATGAATCCGAAATTACCAGCCGAGCAAGCAGGGCAAATAGCTCAAGGACTCGCAACTAAGGTGACTTCGGACATTCAAAGTACCAATAAAGTAAAGGATATGCCGAATCAGATGCTTCCTATGATGCTCGTGCTTGCATCTATTGTGGGTACGATGATCATGGGAATGAACTTTAATGTATCTACGAATATACTGGGTGCATCTGTTAATAAAATGGGCAAAATGACTGCACGTATCGTTGTTACTGTTGTAGCCGTCGCTGTTGTGGGGTTGATTAGTACAACGATGGTCGTTGCTTTGGGCGGGCATGTGGAGAAAGGCTTTTTAACCCTCTGGGCTTTCGAAACCTTATTCTTACTCACCTTTGCGCTCGTCGCTCAAATGTTTTTGACATTGTTTGGGAACGCAGGTATGCTATTTAACATCGCAATGTTATCCTTGCAATTGGTGTCTTCGGGTGCCATTGTGCCAAGGGAGCTTTTGTCGCATTTTTATCATACAATCAGTAATGCTTTCCCAGCTACCTATGCAGTGAATGGGTTAATGAATATCTTGTTTGGTGGGCCAGGTGTTGCAAAAGAAGTCGGTTTCTTGTTTCTTATTGCCGCAGTTGCACTAGTCATTGATATCTTGGTTGTGTCTGTGAAAAAGGCAAAGGCAGTACCTGCTATGGAACAACGTCCACAAACCGCTTAG
- a CDS encoding flagellar biosynthesis protein FlgA yields the protein MNRRRSLLISLVAAVMAGLLVYGVYVMQVNQVELQQTVQVVVPKDFVRAGVLIREDMVEFRAVQKGSYTGGMMTKLAEVVGLETLIPLGKQEPILKWKVNRYHLLPNEQQATFQIPKEYLLSVSNGIRAGDRVRIYVSGADGSSRRLFDEKEITVASVKSSANVEVDNPKSSNLLSKVEGDKEKMYASRLEANGAIDQINLNLAESEWLQIDQLCSSKKARLVIAFSSSSILEGE from the coding sequence TTGAATCGCAGGAGAAGCCTGCTTATTAGTTTGGTTGCTGCGGTTATGGCGGGATTGCTTGTATATGGGGTGTATGTCATGCAGGTGAATCAGGTCGAGCTGCAGCAGACTGTTCAGGTTGTGGTTCCGAAGGATTTTGTTCGGGCCGGTGTCCTGATTCGTGAGGATATGGTGGAATTTAGAGCTGTTCAGAAGGGCAGTTACACGGGAGGCATGATGACGAAGCTGGCGGAAGTGGTTGGGCTGGAGACGTTGATACCTCTTGGTAAGCAGGAGCCTATTTTGAAGTGGAAGGTGAATCGTTATCATTTGCTCCCCAATGAGCAGCAGGCTACTTTTCAAATTCCCAAGGAATATTTATTGTCGGTTTCAAATGGAATTCGTGCCGGGGATCGGGTGCGTATTTATGTGTCTGGCGCTGATGGCAGCTCGCGCAGGCTTTTTGATGAGAAGGAAATTACGGTAGCTTCCGTGAAGTCTTCTGCGAATGTGGAAGTGGATAATCCGAAGAGTTCTAATCTGCTCTCTAAGGTGGAAGGCGATAAGGAAAAGATGTACGCTTCCCGATTGGAAGCGAACGGTGCTATTGACCAGATCAACCTTAATCTAGCGGAGAGTGAGTGGCTTCAGATTGATCAATTATGCAGCTCGAAGAAAGCGAGGTTAGTCATCGCGTTCAGTTCTTCTTCTATTTTGGAAGGGGAATGA
- a CDS encoding heparinase II/III family protein: MMKAELIRERLVNDIKFAHLREEVLKTIERYMLEGMPKLTYSLFRLFENSGEREQYQRVYFGRRGILSALALTSLASDNPVHCEALQDVIWDICNEYTWCLPAHLPAGSSVSSPLTVDLFAAETAHTLAEIVILLQDKLSSDIQLRVRMEVERRVFEPVFSSDKLLHWETAEHNWAAVCGGTIGMAALLLVKDDDRLAKMIQRMKAAMNCFLSGYGEDGGCAEGIGYWEYGFGYFVYFADMLSEYSRGLDDLLDLDKIRAIAAFPEAVHLSGGVFANYSDSPERMAIQTGLLGYLGKRFGECTSVMSQSVPGLHDDPCYRWAHLIRNIAWSETRMPAESAPFSTGLTQLNTLGWYIDRRGADSYTSAFSTKAGHNGEPHNHNDLGHFIIHGGGTNLLCDLGSGFYTRDYFGEGRYSILNNSSAGHSVPVLNGFYQAAGKQFCAKVIGVQETERGSTIELDLTHAYPLEAELGGFIRRFIWECGEGPDAFVLNIEDRIDFVNTNATEVEERFISRICPEITQGTIIWADSRVHLSLHYDPVRFQTKMEIIQQQDHAGKRDIVFMTKLSRNNNDKESIELFRFDLQSM, encoded by the coding sequence ATGATGAAAGCTGAGCTGATTCGAGAGAGATTGGTTAATGACATAAAGTTTGCGCATCTACGGGAAGAGGTACTAAAAACAATAGAACGCTACATGTTGGAGGGGATGCCAAAGCTGACTTATTCATTGTTTCGTTTATTCGAAAACAGTGGCGAGCGTGAGCAGTATCAACGTGTGTATTTTGGCCGTAGGGGAATCCTCTCTGCACTCGCCTTGACTAGTTTGGCATCGGATAATCCGGTTCATTGCGAAGCGCTGCAAGATGTCATTTGGGACATTTGCAACGAATACACGTGGTGTTTGCCTGCGCATTTGCCGGCTGGCAGTTCAGTGAGCTCTCCGCTCACGGTGGACCTGTTCGCAGCGGAAACGGCTCATACGCTGGCGGAAATTGTGATTCTTTTGCAAGACAAATTGTCGAGCGATATTCAGCTGCGGGTCAGAATGGAAGTGGAGCGGCGGGTGTTTGAGCCGGTTTTCAGCAGTGATAAGCTACTCCATTGGGAGACAGCCGAGCATAACTGGGCAGCTGTATGTGGAGGAACAATTGGGATGGCAGCGCTGCTTCTTGTTAAGGATGATGATCGGCTGGCGAAAATGATCCAAAGGATGAAAGCGGCGATGAATTGCTTCTTGTCCGGTTACGGGGAGGACGGTGGCTGTGCAGAAGGAATCGGTTATTGGGAGTACGGCTTTGGTTATTTTGTTTACTTCGCAGACATGCTGAGTGAATATTCCAGGGGTCTAGATGATCTGTTGGATTTGGATAAAATAAGAGCAATCGCAGCATTTCCGGAAGCGGTTCATTTGTCAGGGGGGGTATTTGCCAATTACTCGGATTCCCCGGAGAGAATGGCCATCCAGACAGGATTGTTGGGATATCTGGGAAAGCGGTTTGGTGAATGCACTTCCGTCATGAGCCAAAGCGTACCCGGTTTGCATGATGATCCATGCTACAGGTGGGCCCATTTAATCCGTAACATTGCTTGGAGCGAGACTCGTATGCCAGCCGAAAGCGCTCCTTTTTCTACAGGGTTAACCCAATTAAATACATTAGGCTGGTATATTGACCGGAGAGGGGCCGACAGCTATACATCGGCTTTTTCCACAAAAGCTGGGCATAACGGAGAGCCCCATAACCATAATGATCTGGGCCATTTTATCATCCATGGGGGTGGTACTAATCTATTGTGTGATCTAGGAAGCGGATTCTATACCCGTGACTATTTCGGTGAAGGCCGATATTCGATTCTGAATAACTCCTCCGCCGGTCATTCCGTCCCTGTATTGAATGGTTTTTATCAGGCTGCCGGTAAACAGTTCTGCGCTAAGGTGATCGGCGTTCAGGAAACAGAGAGGGGTTCCACAATAGAGCTTGATTTGACACATGCATATCCCTTGGAAGCGGAGCTGGGGGGCTTTATCAGGAGGTTTATATGGGAATGTGGGGAAGGTCCGGACGCATTCGTATTAAATATAGAAGATAGAATCGATTTCGTGAATACGAATGCAACAGAGGTTGAAGAGAGGTTTATTAGTCGAATCTGCCCTGAGATCACACAGGGAACTATCATATGGGCGGACTCTCGTGTCCACTTATCGCTCCATTATGATCCGGTTCGCTTTCAGACGAAAATGGAAATAATTCAACAGCAAGACCATGCCGGTAAACGTGACATCGTATTCATGACAAAACTAAGCAGAAACAACAATGACAAAGAGAGCATCGAGCTGTTTCGATTTGATTTACAGTCAATGTAG